Proteins from a single region of Nitrospira sp.:
- a CDS encoding alpha-D-glucose phosphate-specific phosphoglucomutase has product MPIHQFAGQPAPPSSLVEVNTLLAAYWAEQPDPSAHEQRVSFGTSGHRGSSFKRSFNEHHIVAIAQAVCEYRATQGTTGPLYLGKDTHALSDPAFVTVLEVLAANGVEVMIDQDNGFTPTPVISHAILRYNCNRTSGLADGIVITPSHNPPEDGGIKYNPPNGGPADTQVTKWIEDRANTLLTNKLRECNRLPIKQAQQAATTHRHDYIGAYVGELNHVVDMAAIKTAGLRLGIDPLGGSGVAYWKPIIEQYGLNVEIVNPSVDPTFRFMPLDWDGKIRMDCSSPYAMANLIALKDRFDVAFGNDADNDRHGIVTRSGLMNPNHYLAVSIAYLFANRPHWRSTAGIGKTLVSSSLIDRVAAKLKRKLVEVPVGFKWFVGGLLDGSLGFGGEESAGASFLRRDGTVWSTDKDGIIMDLLAAEMMAKTGRDPSELYRDLTKELGEPVYERIDAPATLKQKAVLSKLSPEQVKATELAGDKITAMLTKASGNSASIGGLKVVTENGWFAARPSGTEDVYKLYAESFRGKTHLKQIQQEAQALIARALSQPK; this is encoded by the coding sequence ATGCCCATTCATCAATTCGCAGGCCAACCGGCACCTCCCTCAAGCTTGGTGGAGGTCAACACGCTCCTCGCTGCATACTGGGCTGAGCAACCTGACCCCTCCGCCCACGAGCAGCGCGTGTCATTCGGCACATCAGGACATCGCGGCTCCTCCTTCAAGCGAAGCTTCAATGAACATCATATCGTGGCGATCGCTCAGGCTGTGTGTGAGTACCGTGCCACGCAGGGTACGACCGGTCCGCTCTATCTGGGTAAAGACACCCATGCCCTTTCCGATCCAGCCTTCGTGACTGTCCTGGAAGTCCTCGCGGCCAATGGCGTGGAGGTCATGATCGATCAGGATAACGGCTTCACGCCGACACCGGTCATCTCACATGCCATCCTGCGCTATAACTGTAACCGAACTTCCGGTCTCGCTGATGGCATCGTCATTACTCCCTCGCATAACCCTCCGGAAGACGGTGGGATCAAGTACAACCCCCCGAACGGCGGCCCAGCCGATACACAGGTCACCAAGTGGATCGAGGACAGAGCCAATACTCTTTTGACGAACAAACTACGGGAATGTAACCGACTTCCGATCAAACAGGCGCAACAGGCAGCCACCACCCATCGCCATGACTACATCGGAGCCTACGTCGGTGAGCTGAACCACGTCGTCGACATGGCTGCGATCAAGACCGCCGGGCTTCGGCTTGGGATTGACCCCCTTGGTGGATCTGGAGTCGCATACTGGAAACCGATTATCGAGCAGTATGGGCTCAATGTTGAGATTGTGAATCCGTCAGTCGATCCAACCTTTCGCTTCATGCCGCTGGATTGGGACGGAAAGATCCGTATGGACTGCTCATCCCCCTATGCCATGGCCAATCTCATCGCCTTGAAAGATCGCTTCGATGTCGCATTCGGAAATGATGCGGACAATGACCGGCATGGAATCGTCACCCGCTCAGGCTTAATGAATCCCAACCATTACTTAGCTGTCTCGATTGCCTATCTCTTTGCCAATCGCCCTCACTGGAGATCTACCGCCGGAATCGGCAAGACCTTGGTCAGCAGCAGTCTGATCGACCGCGTCGCGGCCAAACTGAAACGGAAACTGGTCGAAGTGCCGGTGGGATTCAAGTGGTTCGTCGGCGGATTGCTCGACGGCTCACTCGGATTTGGGGGCGAGGAAAGCGCTGGGGCATCGTTCCTTCGCCGCGATGGCACCGTCTGGTCGACAGACAAAGACGGTATCATCATGGATCTACTGGCGGCTGAAATGATGGCTAAGACGGGCCGAGATCCATCTGAGCTCTACCGAGACCTCACAAAAGAATTGGGGGAACCGGTCTACGAGCGAATCGACGCCCCTGCCACCCTGAAACAGAAAGCCGTTCTCTCCAAACTATCACCGGAGCAAGTGAAGGCGACGGAACTGGCAGGCGATAAGATCACAGCGATGCTCACCAAGGCCTCGGGCAATAGTGCATCGATTGGGGGATTGAAGGTCGTGACCGAGAACGGCTGGTTCGCCGCCAGACCATCTGGCACGGAGGATGTCTACAAGCTCTATGCGGAGAGCTTCAGAGGGAAAACGCATCTGAAGCAGATCCAACAAGAGGCGCAGGCGCTGATCGCCAGAGCACTATCCCAGCCAAAGTGA
- a CDS encoding archease: MAHSFRFLDDIAVADLAFEAEGDSVEELFRAATDALLETLADPLSVAVTWERKIEHVCEDVADLLFEWLSDLVYWKDAAGVVFHDADLSVIQEGPTWILTAVLRGAPVDQTTQTLHNDVKGVTKHLYEVKQQGARWYARVVVDV; this comes from the coding sequence ATGGCGCATTCGTTTCGATTCCTCGACGATATTGCGGTGGCGGACCTTGCGTTTGAGGCGGAGGGTGACTCCGTTGAGGAGCTGTTTCGTGCCGCGACCGACGCGTTACTTGAAACACTGGCCGATCCTTTATCAGTGGCAGTGACATGGGAACGCAAAATTGAACACGTGTGCGAAGATGTCGCGGATCTCCTCTTTGAATGGTTGTCGGATCTGGTGTATTGGAAAGACGCAGCGGGGGTGGTGTTCCATGACGCGGACTTGTCCGTCATTCAAGAAGGTCCCACATGGATCCTTACGGCTGTCCTGCGTGGCGCTCCTGTGGACCAGACAACACAGACACTCCACAATGATGTGAAGGGTGTCACGAAGCATCTCTATGAAGTGAAGCAGCAGGGAGCACGCTGGTATGCCCGGGTGGTAGTCGACGTATGA
- a CDS encoding RtcB family protein — protein sequence MKLNTDMRVDRVTDEVWEIPVTEKAGMLVPARIYATPGILQAMDRGVFDQVTNVACLPGIARYALCMPDGHWGYGFPIGGVAAFDTRSGIISPGGVGYDVNCGMRLIRTDLTLDDVQPKLERLMTELFRRVPAGVGAAGFVRLSRGAFEGVMTRGARWCIEEGYGWHRDLAHIEEGGCIAGADSSKVSDHAVGRGINQLGTLGSGNHYLEVQVVSSDRVFDSETATALGITGQDQVVVMVHCGSRGFGHQVASDYLKVFEKAMRRYGISVKDQQLACAPFRSPEGQDYFSAMNCAANTAFANRQVITHQIREAFAAVFGTSAEELGMELIYDVAHNIAKVERYPEGDLLVHRKGSTRAFGPGSPDLPWDFQKTGQPVICGGSMETGSYLLVGTDRAVDETFGSTMHGSGRTMSRAQAKKSIRGEQLQQEMKRRGILVKAVSMSGLAEEAGFAYKNISDVVETVDRAGITKKVAELRPIGNIKG from the coding sequence ATGAAGTTGAATACCGATATGCGAGTTGATCGGGTGACCGATGAAGTGTGGGAGATCCCCGTCACTGAGAAAGCCGGTATGCTGGTCCCGGCACGGATCTATGCCACGCCGGGTATTTTACAGGCGATGGACCGTGGCGTCTTCGATCAAGTGACGAATGTGGCCTGTCTGCCTGGCATTGCGCGCTACGCGCTCTGCATGCCGGACGGGCATTGGGGTTATGGGTTTCCCATCGGGGGCGTGGCCGCGTTTGATACCAGGTCTGGAATTATTTCTCCTGGAGGGGTGGGGTATGACGTCAATTGCGGGATGCGCCTCATTCGTACGGATCTGACCCTGGACGATGTGCAGCCGAAACTGGAACGGCTGATGACGGAATTATTCCGCCGTGTGCCGGCCGGAGTTGGGGCGGCAGGATTTGTTCGGTTGAGTCGAGGTGCGTTCGAAGGAGTGATGACACGAGGCGCTCGCTGGTGCATTGAGGAAGGCTATGGCTGGCATCGGGATCTCGCGCACATTGAGGAAGGAGGTTGTATCGCAGGTGCCGATTCCTCGAAGGTCAGCGACCATGCGGTGGGGCGAGGGATCAACCAGTTAGGGACACTGGGATCCGGAAATCACTATTTGGAAGTTCAGGTTGTCTCGAGTGATCGCGTGTTCGATTCTGAGACGGCGACTGCGTTGGGCATCACCGGCCAAGATCAGGTTGTGGTGATGGTCCACTGTGGGTCCCGCGGGTTTGGCCACCAGGTTGCCAGCGATTATCTCAAAGTCTTTGAGAAGGCGATGCGGCGATATGGGATTTCCGTCAAAGACCAGCAGTTGGCCTGTGCTCCGTTCCGTTCGCCGGAAGGGCAGGACTATTTCTCGGCCATGAACTGTGCCGCCAACACGGCCTTTGCCAATCGACAGGTCATCACCCATCAGATTCGCGAAGCGTTTGCCGCCGTGTTTGGGACGTCGGCTGAAGAGTTGGGCATGGAGTTGATCTATGATGTGGCGCACAATATCGCCAAGGTCGAGCGCTATCCCGAAGGAGATTTGCTGGTCCATCGCAAGGGATCAACCAGGGCGTTCGGCCCGGGCAGTCCGGATTTGCCATGGGATTTTCAGAAGACCGGTCAGCCGGTGATCTGTGGTGGGTCAATGGAGACCGGCTCTTATCTCCTGGTCGGCACGGACCGGGCTGTCGATGAGACATTCGGTTCCACGATGCATGGGTCTGGGCGGACGATGTCACGGGCCCAGGCCAAAAAATCGATCCGTGGCGAGCAGCTGCAGCAAGAGATGAAACGGCGGGGGATTCTTGTCAAAGCCGTCTCAATGTCGGGCTTGGCGGAAGAAGCCGGGTTTGCGTACAAGAATATTTCTGACGTCGTCGAGACCGTCGATCGTGCCGGTATTACCAAAAAAGTGGCGGAACTCCGTCCGATCGGGAACATCAAAGGATAG
- a CDS encoding class I SAM-dependent methyltransferase, which yields MNIPPAPRWGLPKHDFWSTPFAESLLLHLDLRSGLRILDIASGHGIPAFYLAEQVGPTGEILAIDLSAGQVARAKAIQGAQLPRLRFECMDMRSLPPDLPLFDRITGNLSVMFFRPDRFQAVQGLVTHLAPGGQIVLTFPSYGTFDSLWQRVDTAMIQQGLLKERERFQAYLHERPSAQEGQTWLEKLDLERIGAIEYPLEVKTGPGQEFLYHPLLRGGFLDDVYECFEDERRAEEFMVKLSEDVQSFTPLIAQRCVLSGWKKN from the coding sequence ATGAACATTCCTCCTGCTCCTCGTTGGGGTCTTCCCAAGCACGACTTTTGGTCCACCCCGTTCGCTGAGTCGTTACTGCTACACCTCGACCTTCGATCAGGCCTGAGAATCCTCGATATCGCCTCCGGTCACGGCATCCCTGCCTTTTATTTAGCCGAACAGGTTGGTCCTACTGGAGAGATACTGGCCATTGATCTGAGTGCTGGACAAGTTGCCCGCGCAAAGGCCATTCAAGGTGCGCAATTACCACGGCTCCGATTCGAATGCATGGATATGCGTTCCCTACCTCCGGATCTGCCACTATTTGATCGCATTACAGGAAACCTCTCCGTGATGTTCTTCCGCCCCGATCGATTTCAAGCAGTTCAAGGGCTGGTGACGCACCTCGCACCAGGAGGGCAGATTGTCCTGACCTTTCCTTCCTATGGTACTTTTGATTCTCTATGGCAGCGAGTGGATACGGCAATGATCCAGCAGGGGCTGCTCAAGGAGCGAGAACGCTTCCAGGCCTATCTGCATGAACGACCATCGGCACAGGAAGGACAAACGTGGTTGGAGAAGCTTGATCTTGAGCGAATTGGAGCCATTGAATACCCGCTTGAAGTAAAAACTGGCCCTGGCCAAGAATTTCTCTATCACCCACTCCTGCGTGGTGGATTTCTCGACGACGTGTATGAATGTTTTGAGGATGAACGGCGTGCGGAGGAATTCATGGTGAAGCTATCAGAGGACGTCCAAAGCTTCACACCGCTTATTGCCCAGCGCTGTGTCCTATCAGGATGGAAAAAGAATTGA
- a CDS encoding aminopeptidase P family protein, which translates to MKRSTISQPEVATLFIAASEQDSNLYYATRFMAPDPFIYLEIRGERVMVMSDLEMDRARSEASVDRVLSYSEIEQKAKKQGIKAPTAVDIVHVVLKESKIRRLSVPANFSVIHAARLQERGYSLKPKSDPFYEQRVVKTPEEVRHIEEAQRATEEAVNAAHAMLCRTEIKGAQLWLDGLPVTSERMKKFINVKLMERDCIAQHTIVAGGEQACDPHNEGSGPLPAHRSIIFDVFPRSATSRYFADMSRTVIRGTASAELKRLYSTVKDAQEEAVTKIKDGADGMKIHQGICSRFEKAGYKTGLVNGRMQGYFHGTGHGVGLDIHEAPRISRTGSLLQEGHVVTVEPGLYYPGLGAVRIEDMVLVTKDGCRNLTNFPKQFVLD; encoded by the coding sequence ATGAAACGCAGTACGATCTCTCAACCTGAAGTGGCTACTCTGTTCATTGCTGCCAGTGAACAGGATTCGAATTTGTACTATGCCACGCGATTCATGGCTCCCGATCCCTTCATCTATCTCGAAATCCGAGGTGAACGGGTAATGGTCATGAGCGATCTGGAAATGGATCGTGCCAGATCTGAGGCATCGGTGGATCGAGTACTGTCGTATTCTGAGATCGAGCAGAAGGCGAAGAAGCAAGGCATCAAAGCCCCGACCGCCGTGGATATCGTCCATGTGGTCTTGAAAGAGTCGAAGATCCGACGCCTGTCGGTGCCCGCGAATTTTTCGGTCATCCATGCAGCCCGATTACAGGAGCGAGGCTACAGCCTCAAACCGAAGTCGGATCCGTTCTATGAGCAGCGTGTGGTGAAGACGCCGGAAGAAGTGCGTCATATCGAAGAGGCACAACGAGCCACAGAGGAAGCCGTGAACGCGGCCCACGCGATGTTATGCCGGACTGAGATCAAGGGTGCGCAGCTGTGGTTGGATGGTCTTCCGGTGACCTCGGAACGGATGAAGAAGTTCATCAACGTGAAGCTCATGGAACGGGACTGTATCGCCCAGCATACGATCGTGGCGGGTGGAGAACAGGCCTGTGATCCCCACAATGAAGGGAGCGGACCGTTGCCTGCTCATCGCAGCATTATTTTCGATGTGTTTCCCCGCTCCGCCACGAGTCGCTATTTTGCCGACATGTCGCGCACGGTGATACGTGGGACGGCGAGCGCTGAGCTCAAGCGGCTGTATAGCACGGTGAAAGATGCGCAGGAAGAAGCCGTCACGAAAATCAAGGACGGCGCCGACGGCATGAAGATCCATCAAGGTATCTGTTCACGGTTCGAGAAGGCCGGGTACAAGACAGGCCTGGTGAACGGACGCATGCAGGGGTATTTTCATGGGACAGGGCATGGTGTGGGGCTGGATATTCACGAAGCACCTCGCATCAGCCGAACGGGGTCACTCCTTCAGGAAGGGCACGTAGTCACGGTCGAACCGGGCCTGTACTATCCTGGATTGGGCGCGGTTCGCATCGAAGACATGGTGCTCGTGACGAAAGATGGCTGCCGTAATCTGACGAACTTCCCGAAGCAATTCGTGCTCGACTGA
- a CDS encoding glutamine synthetase: MNNVLLRDFLEIPYDKLEEMNLAYKEERLGPTSTDQIRERRQAYLSDEKRIKAVTVCFTDLEGRLHMLDYDKKFLLRNGDNLTFDGSSIRGFSQQAESDLRLAIDWTAFYMVPADIFGPGKVVVFGDVLERGGHPYRADMRLKLKQWCEQAYKKDGTVFHVATEIEGFLFKGKDAERRYTESGKFEFVSTGGYYHSLPGDALRTFIDRAAEVQRAMGFENEKDHPEVAPSQFEMNFSYSDALVAADQVQLYKLLCRQVAAQADLTASFLPKPVTGVNGSGMHTNISLARAGKNLFHDPSGKDGLSKAGWDIINRILNSANDIALVLNPSVNAYRRLDPHYEAPNQITASAINRGAMVRIPLGNERSARIEVRSVAPDVNPYMVFYTLIRTGLDGPTSQEDAETKRSNTHFLPGNIVDAIRLFTSSKLTSMLYGEEVRDKFAELKQMTADRCPKQLGALIKPAEVQFHHEVTNQWLWSMF; encoded by the coding sequence ATGAACAACGTTCTACTTCGAGACTTTCTTGAGATTCCGTACGACAAGCTCGAAGAGATGAACCTCGCGTATAAAGAGGAACGACTAGGCCCGACCTCGACCGACCAGATCAGGGAGCGCAGACAAGCATACCTCTCCGACGAAAAGCGCATCAAAGCCGTCACCGTATGCTTCACTGACCTAGAAGGCCGCCTGCATATGTTGGACTACGACAAGAAGTTTCTGCTCAGAAACGGCGACAACCTCACCTTCGATGGTAGCTCCATCCGCGGGTTTTCTCAGCAAGCCGAGTCCGACTTGCGCCTGGCCATCGACTGGACGGCCTTCTACATGGTGCCCGCCGATATTTTTGGTCCCGGCAAGGTCGTAGTCTTCGGCGACGTGCTCGAGCGCGGCGGCCACCCATACAGAGCCGACATGCGCCTCAAGCTCAAACAGTGGTGCGAGCAAGCCTATAAGAAAGACGGTACCGTCTTTCACGTGGCAACTGAGATCGAGGGTTTCCTCTTCAAGGGCAAAGATGCCGAGCGGCGCTACACCGAGTCCGGCAAGTTTGAGTTTGTGTCGACCGGAGGCTATTACCATTCACTGCCGGGCGATGCACTCCGCACGTTCATCGATCGCGCCGCCGAGGTACAGCGCGCGATGGGTTTCGAGAACGAGAAAGATCACCCGGAGGTGGCGCCATCCCAATTCGAGATGAACTTCTCGTACTCGGACGCGCTCGTCGCGGCGGACCAGGTGCAACTCTACAAACTCTTATGCCGGCAAGTGGCCGCTCAGGCCGACCTCACGGCAAGCTTTCTGCCGAAGCCGGTCACCGGCGTGAACGGCAGCGGCATGCACACGAATATCAGCCTGGCGCGTGCCGGCAAGAACCTGTTCCACGATCCCAGTGGCAAAGACGGGCTATCGAAAGCTGGTTGGGACATCATCAACCGTATCCTGAATTCCGCGAACGACATCGCGCTTGTCCTAAACCCCAGCGTCAACGCGTACCGCCGCCTCGACCCCCACTATGAAGCACCGAATCAGATCACGGCATCTGCGATCAACCGCGGCGCCATGGTCCGCATCCCGCTCGGCAATGAGCGTTCGGCGCGGATTGAGGTCCGATCGGTCGCCCCGGACGTAAATCCCTATATGGTCTTCTATACTCTCATCCGCACAGGGCTTGACGGCCCAACGTCACAGGAGGATGCAGAGACCAAGCGCAGCAACACCCACTTCCTGCCAGGCAACATTGTCGATGCCATTCGACTGTTTACATCGAGCAAGCTGACGTCGATGTTGTACGGTGAGGAAGTACGTGACAAGTTCGCCGAGCTGAAGCAGATGACAGCAGACCGCTGTCCGAAGCAACTTGGTGCCTTGATCAAGCCGGCAGAGGTCCAATTCCACCACGAGGTCACCAACCAGTGGTTATGGTCAATGTTCTGA
- a CDS encoding AsmA-like C-terminal domain-containing protein → MPPKPCPVFKGGGVSHFRLAFLSLLIFIVLAGAFLAFSRELTGQDYLKDFVLEQLEQSLGRKIDVHRVKFVVFPRIRVELSEVAIHDPQSAQVVLTAKRVDLVLRLLPLLKKQIVGKRLLIEEPTLTLRRNERGRWNILDGVNGQSETDQQTMGLMARTFMVRQAKLVNGTITVMDAARPDGIRSITLEHVEFDITVRPEQGQADVHVAMSHQGSHGVSRVSLDGVIKQAEQPVALSGDDVGEPVSRFQFDGHIDAADIKVRDAADFLGPRPVSDHLQGAVNLRSAVRVMPGVAGYDMVLSDMSAHLNEITLTGTASLAGVLTPQPTFAVTFASSLVALPQLLKTISPEWLHPQLPDILAERQIDGKVQVVKATLTGSTTTGPQLSATGEFRVQEGQALIGRDHIAAKDLAAVILVETGRVRISKIAGNYGTMQLTDGKAEVSFLDAGPWLDLEMTGEMGATSLVEFLSKTVKTERMAQVFAGVRDAEGTAVATFRLVGPLNQPGGITFAGGEITARHISLNHPALPERMTGVQGRFVLADGATQLDQVTGNLGGMAVQVQGTITGGPTGQFQDVSIRIRGDATQMVRLFRSSTIGQGMLEGTLSSTATLSGVTTRPHVRGSIVLDEVKVALGVIDKPIGSRATVEFEGVLPQTASIKLDRVALVLPSLTIPAKGTMQFGNGFLVDMAVATGIIPVASLPKWISKSGLEVGNLELSLDIKGREPDWRAWRITGWMGLTNGMLQAKGVDGPIQDLYARVRFLRNEAELKRLSFKVQGSDVAVEATVRNWSAKPSIIGKIESNQLDLSLLIPKGGRSPVREFLETLATTSQVTMTAAVARGHYQHLKFNALSARITIQDGVLDVDRLSGESNHGHVAGRLVVQLPPNAPADLDLSFRATGVEFEDVLKLAKTQAHGVSGELRISGAIRGHGRNPHGIYPSLNGKVDVLLENGRILKTNERAVWKIISLLNLPAVLQGKVELEKEGLPYNRISSTIAVQNGMFQTENLIIDSPILKITAAGNYDLPTDQLDLAVAVSPFGSYSQFLKTIPLFGRIIAGDRKGLATAMFTVKGGLEDPEVTYLPVKSFASGLSGLAQLAVDVLTNTLTLPMDLVTPDEESGVRPKDLTPSPAPARP, encoded by the coding sequence ATGCCGCCGAAGCCCTGTCCGGTATTCAAAGGGGGTGGTGTGTCTCATTTTCGGCTTGCCTTCCTGAGCCTATTGATCTTCATCGTTCTTGCCGGCGCGTTCCTCGCCTTTTCAAGAGAGCTGACCGGTCAAGACTATCTCAAGGACTTTGTTCTGGAACAACTGGAGCAGAGTCTTGGTCGAAAAATCGATGTCCATCGAGTGAAGTTTGTGGTGTTCCCTCGCATTCGTGTGGAACTGTCAGAGGTCGCCATCCATGACCCGCAATCGGCACAAGTGGTGCTGACGGCGAAGCGCGTCGATTTGGTCCTTCGGCTCCTTCCGCTCCTGAAGAAGCAAATAGTTGGAAAACGACTGCTGATTGAGGAGCCCACGCTGACCCTACGGCGAAACGAGCGTGGTCGGTGGAATATCTTGGACGGGGTGAATGGGCAATCAGAGACTGACCAGCAGACGATGGGTCTGATGGCACGGACCTTCATGGTCAGACAAGCGAAATTGGTCAATGGAACCATCACGGTGATGGATGCCGCCAGACCCGATGGCATTCGATCCATCACCTTGGAACATGTTGAGTTCGACATCACCGTTCGACCGGAGCAGGGACAGGCCGATGTGCACGTGGCGATGTCCCATCAGGGCTCGCATGGCGTCTCGAGGGTGTCCTTGGACGGAGTGATCAAGCAGGCGGAACAGCCCGTGGCATTGTCGGGTGATGATGTAGGAGAACCGGTTTCGAGATTCCAGTTCGACGGCCATATCGATGCCGCTGATATCAAGGTGCGAGACGCCGCCGATTTTCTCGGTCCGAGACCGGTTTCCGATCATCTCCAAGGCGCGGTGAATCTTCGGAGTGCCGTACGTGTCATGCCGGGCGTGGCCGGTTATGACATGGTGTTGTCCGATATGAGCGCACATCTGAACGAGATTACCCTGACGGGTACTGCCAGTCTTGCCGGCGTTTTGACTCCACAGCCCACCTTCGCTGTGACATTCGCCAGTTCGCTTGTGGCGCTGCCGCAACTACTGAAAACCATTTCCCCGGAATGGCTCCACCCGCAGTTGCCGGACATACTGGCGGAACGGCAGATCGACGGAAAGGTACAGGTTGTGAAGGCCACCCTGACTGGCTCGACTACGACCGGCCCTCAATTGTCGGCGACCGGGGAATTTCGTGTCCAAGAAGGTCAAGCGCTTATCGGTCGTGATCATATCGCGGCAAAAGACTTGGCGGCGGTGATCCTGGTCGAAACCGGGCGAGTGCGTATCTCCAAGATTGCGGGGAACTATGGAACGATGCAGCTGACTGACGGGAAAGCGGAGGTCTCTTTCCTCGATGCAGGCCCGTGGTTGGACCTGGAGATGACGGGTGAGATGGGGGCCACATCCTTGGTGGAGTTTCTCTCGAAGACGGTCAAAACAGAGCGGATGGCACAGGTGTTTGCCGGTGTTCGGGATGCAGAGGGAACGGCGGTCGCGACCTTTCGCCTCGTCGGTCCGTTGAATCAACCAGGCGGAATCACGTTTGCGGGTGGGGAGATTACGGCTCGCCACATCAGCCTCAATCATCCGGCACTACCGGAGCGGATGACAGGGGTGCAAGGACGGTTTGTGTTGGCTGATGGCGCGACTCAACTGGATCAGGTGACCGGAAATCTTGGTGGGATGGCCGTGCAGGTCCAAGGGACGATTACCGGCGGACCGACCGGTCAGTTTCAAGATGTGTCCATTCGGATACGTGGCGATGCGACTCAGATGGTCCGGCTCTTCCGATCCTCGACGATTGGTCAGGGTATGCTGGAAGGGACTCTGAGTTCGACGGCGACGCTCTCGGGCGTGACGACGAGACCTCATGTCCGAGGATCCATTGTATTGGATGAGGTGAAAGTTGCGCTTGGGGTGATTGATAAACCCATTGGGTCTCGCGCGACGGTCGAGTTTGAGGGGGTGCTCCCTCAAACGGCGAGCATCAAGCTGGACCGAGTCGCACTGGTTCTGCCCTCCTTGACGATTCCCGCCAAGGGCACGATGCAGTTCGGGAATGGTTTCCTGGTTGATATGGCGGTCGCGACCGGGATCATTCCGGTCGCCAGTCTTCCGAAATGGATCTCCAAGAGCGGACTTGAAGTGGGAAATCTCGAGCTCTCGTTGGACATCAAGGGCCGAGAGCCCGACTGGCGAGCATGGCGAATCACCGGGTGGATGGGCTTGACGAATGGGATGCTGCAGGCCAAGGGAGTCGATGGGCCAATTCAGGATCTCTATGCCCGTGTCAGATTTCTCCGCAACGAGGCTGAGCTCAAACGACTGTCGTTCAAAGTTCAGGGCAGCGATGTCGCCGTGGAGGCTACGGTTCGAAATTGGTCGGCGAAGCCCTCCATCATTGGAAAGATTGAATCGAATCAGCTTGACCTGAGCTTGCTGATCCCGAAGGGCGGGCGCTCGCCCGTCCGAGAGTTCCTGGAGACGCTGGCGACAACCAGTCAGGTGACGATGACTGCAGCCGTGGCACGTGGGCATTACCAGCATCTGAAGTTCAACGCGTTGTCTGCACGCATCACCATTCAGGATGGGGTACTCGACGTGGATCGCTTGTCCGGTGAATCCAATCATGGGCATGTGGCGGGGCGGCTGGTTGTACAGCTTCCACCGAACGCGCCGGCCGACCTTGATCTCTCGTTTCGAGCCACGGGGGTGGAATTTGAGGACGTCTTGAAGCTGGCCAAGACACAAGCGCATGGGGTGTCGGGAGAGCTTCGGATCAGTGGTGCCATTCGTGGCCATGGACGAAATCCCCATGGGATCTACCCCTCGCTGAATGGCAAGGTTGACGTCTTATTGGAAAACGGACGAATTCTGAAAACAAATGAGCGAGCGGTCTGGAAAATCATCAGTCTGTTGAATCTTCCCGCCGTCCTGCAAGGGAAGGTCGAGTTAGAAAAAGAAGGGCTCCCCTACAACAGAATTTCCTCGACCATTGCCGTCCAAAACGGGATGTTTCAGACGGAAAATTTGATCATCGACAGCCCAATCCTCAAGATCACTGCGGCGGGGAATTATGATTTACCCACGGACCAGCTGGATCTTGCGGTGGCGGTGAGCCCGTTCGGATCCTATTCTCAATTTCTCAAGACGATTCCACTTTTCGGACGAATCATCGCGGGAGATCGCAAAGGATTGGCCACGGCAATGTTTACAGTGAAAGGAGGGCTGGAAGATCCGGAGGTGACCTACCTGCCGGTGAAGTCGTTTGCCTCCGGTCTCTCAGGCTTGGCACAGCTTGCGGTCGATGTGCTCACGAATACCTTGACGCTGCCGATGGATTTGGTGACGCCTGATGAAGAATCCGGTGTGCGACCCAAAGATCTCACGCCATCGCCGGCTCCTGCCAGGCCATAA